In Conger conger chromosome 9, fConCon1.1, whole genome shotgun sequence, the genomic stretch TTCTCAATGTGCTGTTTAAAAGTACATTTCTAATCAATCCAAATTCCTAGGTACTTATAAGCCCAGGTACAGCTTTTTGACATCGTGCAGGAGAACATCATAATGATCTTATCAGCATTTAGCACAAGTTAGATGAGTTTAGATTTAGTCAAGATAAACTGAGTTAGATTTAGGGAGTGAGCTGGTCAGGCTGGTCTCATGTATTGACATGTaagaagtgctgtaattactcagctgaaaccaaaatgtattaaaaaaacctttaataaaagctctgagtctgcgcTTTGACCATATGTCAAATGTTCgattacagagaaaataaaatgttaaataagaaCAAGCAGAAAAAAAGGCAAGGTTCCAACGATTCCAAACTACAGATAGATTTGGGAAAAAGTGCCTGAACATCATCTGTggctggctgagctgaacctgctgccttccaggtgtCACTGGGCTTGTCAGTCACGTATAACCAGTCCCTCCAGTTTGTCACAATTCTGCGATTGTGTAACGCAATGCAAAATCAGATAAGTACtgcatgttttgtgttgttGCATAGTTTGCCATTTTACCCCATAGATCTCACATAAAATGAAGAAACAGCCATGCAAAACTGCCAATGACATGTGCACAGGCGATTTCCACTAACCTGCCTGGTGTGGGAGATTGAACCTAAAGAGtgtaatcatgtgcaatatctaactataatcatgtgcaatatctacctataatcatttgcaatatctacctatagTCATGtgtaatatctacctataatcacgtgcaatatctacctataatcatgtgcaatatttaCCTATAGTCATGtgtaatatctacctataatcaggGGCAAAATCTACCTATAATCAAGTGTAATATCTACCGATAATCACATGTAATATctaactataatcatgtgcaatatacCTATTTAATCTCCTTGTAGGTAGCTTATGAGAAGTACAGGTAATCGTCGACTTACGACCTATGCAACTTACGACCGTTCGCCTTTATGACCGCgaagaaaatattgataaactATGACTTAAAGATGATTATAATAtcattacacagtataatatatgtaaggtAATTATAACATAGGCCGACTTACGACCAGTTCCACTTACGACCGGTCGGTCGGAACCAATTACGGTCGTAAGTCGACGACCTTTAGGGGAATGCTAGAAAGAGTGAGATATGATGCAGTCATTGTGCACAATCATTGTATGGGCCCAAGGCAAATTATACAAAGTACAAAGTCAAATTTGGTGTCCAGCAAATAATAGAAGGTACAAAGTATCTATCCGTGGTATTGtaacgtatatatatatatacagtactgtgcaaaagttttaggcaggtgcgaaaaaatgctgtaaagtaagaacgctttcaaaaatataaatgtttatagtttattttttatcaattgacaaaatgcaaagtgagtgaacagaagaaaaatctaaatccaataaatatttggtgtgaccaccctttgccttcaaaccagcatcaattcttctaggtacacttgcacatcaagtcagggattttgtaggcatatagtcaggtgtgtgattaaccaattataccaaacaggagctaatgatcatcaatttaatatgtaggttgaaacacaatcattaaatgaaacagaaacagttgtgtaggagggttaaaactgggtgaggaacagccaaactccttttccaaggtgaggttgctgaagacggtttaatgtcagaagtcatacaccatggcatgACTGAGCAcagaaacaagacacaaggtagttatacagCATCTGCAAGGTCTCCCCCAGGCAgacatttcaaggcagacaggagtttccagatgtgctgtccaagctctgttgaagaaggacaaagaaatgggcaacgTAGACGACCATAGacgcagtggtcagccaaggaaacttagtgcagcagatgaaagatacatcatgcttacttcccttcccaATCAGAacatgtccagcagtgccatcagctcagaattggcacaaaccagtgggacccaggtacacccatctactgtgcagagaagtctggtcaaaagtagtcttcatggaagaattgcggccaaaaagccatacctctgacgtggaaacaaggccaagcaaatcaactatgcacaaaaacacaggatcTGGGGTGCAGAGAAATGGCAGCaagttctctggactgatgagtaaaaatgtgaaatatttggctgtagcagaaggcagtttgttcgccgaaggctggtgagcggtacaagaatgagtgtctgccggcgacagtgaagcatggtggaggttccttgcaagtttggggctccatttctgcaaatggagttggggattaggtcagaattaatggtctcctcaatgctgagaagaacaggcagatacttatccatcatgcaataccaccaGGGAGgtatctgattggccccaaatgtattctgcagcaggacaacgaccccaaacatacagccaatgtctttaagaactatcttcagcgtaaagaagaacaaggagtcctggaagtgatggtatggcccccacagaacCCTGATCTCAAtatcattgagtctgtctgggattacataaagagacagaagcatttgaggctgcctaaatccacagaagaactgtggctagttctccaacatttttggaacaacctacctgccgagttccttcaaaaactgtgtgcaagtataccaagaagaattgatgctgttttgaaggcaaagggtggtcacatcaaatattgatttgatttagatttttcttcagttcatgcattttgttaattgataaaaataaactactaacatttctatttttgaaagcatcgtATTTCACATCTTTTTTgtacctgcctaaaacttttgcacagtactgtatatatatatactgtacacaataTGATTACAGTGTTATACACTACATGGCTTTTACTTGTGTGTGCCTGGATGCACCAGACGTTATGCATTAATATAAATTTATACAGAACCAATTCATATTGATAATACATTTACCAAACTTATAGAGAATTACTTACCTGTTATACTCACCTTCAATGTGCTACATCCCCTCAAAATAAACATTGCTGTCTTTCTGTGTATCTGTTGTGCTAAGCCTCTCATTTACATCCAGAACAGTGAATACTTACAATAGTTTACATGTACATGTTCATTTGACAGATCTTTAAGCATGAACACCGGTTTTTATGTCTGTACTTCTTTTCTTGAGTGTAGCAGTCTCAGGCTGTGTGCATCATAGGATGTACTTCCAGCTGGAAAGaagataaatatattaatatatttatggTTCTGGAATAATCATTTAAATTGGTTGTGTCCTCCAAAGGTCTATTGAGAGCAATCCCCTCTGTTGGGAAATGATCCAGGTCCATTATTGATATGTACCATAGATATGTTGAGTGTAATTAGtcctcctttgttttctttctaggTGGGTGATTTTCAGCAGAGAGCAGCTTCACCATCTCTTTACCACCTCATTCAgtcaaaaagaagaaagcagGACCCCTCCCTCTAACAGGAAGCACAAGTTGCACTTCAAACCGTCACATTTTCCCTCCTATTCAGATGTTAGTTACTCACCAATCTACGACTCTGTCAGTACCTCTCGTACTTGCAGTTTACCATACTGAAAACCCCAAAGTGTAAACTGCATGCATTTTGCTTTTGAGTGCATCTGAGAACTGTTCTAAAAGGATGACATTCCCTGCCTGAATGGGTCATGCCTTCCAAAGCTCTCCGACTTTCCAGTCTCTAAACGCAtatcatttacaaaatggtggacCTCAAGAATCCGAAAAGAAAGCTTTTGATTGTGCTGTTCTGCATCTGTGCCATTACCATCATTATATTCAGCTACAGCAGCACCTCATCGGTACAACTTGCCATCCGGCAGTCCAACAAACCCGTTTCCAAGGCACTGTGTGCCTGCCGCCAGTGCATCTCTGTTGAGGATGAAGACCCCTGGTTCAGGAAGCGCTTTAACACTTCGATATCGCCCTTCCTGTCACGGAAGAACGCCATCCTTTCTAAGGACACCTTTAAATGGTGGcaggtaagcacacacacaaacatggattCCTACCAATTCAGAGAAACACAGTTCACCCAATGTTCTCCCAAAAAAGTCTCTCTTTTCAGAAAAGGTGCAAAAGGATGTGTGATAGCTCAAGGTGATAATTCAGTTATTTATGTCATCACAATGTTTTATGAACGTTATGTCAGGGGTTGAGATATACCTGGGGTGCCTCCTGACCTTTCGCTCAGAAATAATGAGCCCCAGGTAGGACACGGAAGTGGAGCATCCAAAAGGCACTTTAAAAACTGGGCGACAAGGAaatttgagaaaatgaaaatgctttctCGATAGACAAAGACGAAATTCTCCAACTTCTCCCTGAGCACGTCATTCTCTAGAGCCTGGAAGACAGAGTGTTCATGAGGCCTAATGGCATGAGCAGGTACTCACAGTGCCCGTTCTGCGTATTAAAAGTCTTCCATTCATCTCCCCTGTGTACGCACACCAAGCTGTAGGCCCTGCGGGGATCGAGCTTCGGGAACACAGACGCCCCCCTGGAGACGTTTGAACGCAGAGTTCAGAAGCGGTGGAGAGGAACAGTTCTTGACTGTGATGTTCTTTTAGCCCTTGTAATCAGTGCAGGATCTCAGCCCTGTCCTTCTACTCTGCAAAAAAGAACCAGCACCAGGCGGTGAAGTCGGTGGTCTGCTGAACCCACTCGCCAAAGCCTCCTCTGTGTATTCCTTCATGGCAGTGCTTTGGGGAAGTGACAGGGAATATAGATAACCCCTAGGTGGTCCTGTACCCAGATATAAGTCACTGGCACAGTCATAGTGCCGATAGGGTGGCATGGTAGCATGCTGTTTGCTAAAGACCGCCAGGGTCGCACCCTCAGGGGGAACGTTCGCCAGCAAGGGGAAGTCTGGGAAGTCTGGGCATCTCTCAACCCAGAGGATAACTGGGGCGTGGAGTCCTCAAAGAGCTCTGGATCGGAGACTCCTCTCCAGTCAAATCGTCTACCGGCGGATTCCAGTAtgccagaggtcagaggtcagagaccCCCTACGATCGGCCAGATGCCTGGCCTCCTCATTATCGCTGTCTACGGCAGCTTCTGTGCCCTGGGGTCCCCTCCATGCGGTGTGCCCTGGGGACCCCTCCATGGGGTGTGCCCTGGGGACCCCTCCATGCGGTGGGCCCTGAGGACCCCTCCATGCGGTGGGCCCTGAGGACCCCTCCATGGGGTGTGCCCTGGGGTCCCCTCCATGCGGTGGGCCCTGAGGACCCCTCCATGGGGTGTGCCCTGGGGTCCCCTCCATGCGGTGGGCCCTGGGGTCCCCTCCATGGGGTGTGCCCTGGGGACCCCTCCATGGGGTGTGCCCTGGGGACCCCTCCATGCGGTGTGCCCTGGGGTCCCCTCCATGCGGTGGGCCCTGGGGTCCCCTCCATGCGGTGGGCCCTGAGGACCCCTCCATGGGGTGTGCCCTGGGGACCCCTCCATGGAGTGTGTCCTGGGGACCCCTCCATGTGGTGTAGTTTAGAAGATTCAGGCGGAAGATTATCGTAGGTCTGGGCCACTGCGGGCCTGTGTACATACAGCATAACCTGCCATCTGCCTAAGGAATGCCTTGTGCTGCTTCAAGTTCTACCATTGTTCTTGTTGATTCACTCTCAAGCAGCTGAGAGTCTCTgttgtgggcagcctgtagcatagtggttcaggtagatgactgggagacgcaaggtcggtggttcgatccccagtgtaaccgcaataagatccacacagcccttgagcaaagcccttaaccctgcattgctccagggtaggattgtctcctgcctagtctaatcaactgtacgtcgctctggataagagtgtctgccaaatgccatgaatgtaatgtattgtgtgtcTTTCCTCTCCTCAGAAGCTAGGCACCAAGGGAAACAAAGCCAACTACAGAAATGTGGTGAAGAAATTATTCCAGGTCTTCCCAAGCAAGGAACACTACAAAGACTCAGCCCCCAATCGTTGTAGGACTTGCGCTGTTGTCGGGAATTCTGGGAACCTCAACGGATCCGATTACGGAGCcctcattgactccaatgacTTCATCATAAGGTGGCAGACCCAGCCTGACCTAGCACTGTATAACATGGGCTGTACAATTGAGCTGTATCCAAGTGTTTTGGAAAGCCTgtgtaaaatacaaatgtttatgtgtgtgtgtatgtgtatgtgtgtgtgtgtatgtatgtgtgtgtgtgtgtatgtgtgtgtgtctgtgtgtgtgtatgtgtgtgtgagtgtgtgtgagtgtgtttgtgagagtgtgtgtgtgtgtgtgtgattgtgtttgtgtgtgtgtgattgtgtgtgtgtgtgtgtgtgtgtgtgtgtgtgtgattgtgtgtgtgtgtgtgtgtgtgtgattgtgtgtgtgtgtgtgtgtgtgtgtgtgtgtgattgtgtgtgtgtgtgtgtgtgtgtgattgtgtgattgtgtgggtgtgtgagtgtgtgtgtgtgtgtgtgtgtgttgtggtaaaATTGGGGTTAATCAACGAGGCCAACTGGAGACCCAATAATGCATGTGGATGTGATGAATCTGGCTGTCGTAGTGGAATACTTCACAGCAGACAGTCTCAGGAAAGTGGACTGTTTGACTGTAAATGCAGATTGGGGGAAAATGACACGGATCTGACTTAATAGCATTCATTTCCtcccattttaaataaaaccccATAAAAACTGTTCCATCATTACATACAAACAGcctgatgaaataaaataatagactAATGATGTTTGCCGTGaggtggagaaaaataagcgattggaatgagcccactgtCTGTTCTGTGTCAATCATGTTGAAACAGAGTATTTCTCACATCACATTTGAACAGCTTTTCAGAAACTATAATGGTGTTTCTTGGTTATATAGTAAACTTGGGCCATATCAATGCAGCTGCCATGATTGCATTGTCTAAGTTCAAGACTAGTTTATTCAGCAACAGATATATTAACAGTATATTTTGTCTCTGCAGAATGAACAGAGCTCCCATTTTGGGCTATGAAAAGGACGTAGGGAACAGAACCACCCATCGCATCTCGTACCCAGGATCTATCAGGCACCTGCAAAACgacacacacctgattctgttACCATTCAAGACTGAAACTCTACAGTGGATCACCAAGGCTTTGACCACAGGCTCTATGAAAAGGTAGATGGCCATGGGCAACATTGGGAATGCATTTGTGTCTGAACATTGGGGCTCATGCATGAATCATATTTTCGTACTCTTATCGTAATTCTCTCGAACTTGTTTTGTATGAAGGGCTTGTACGTGTGTGCCACATAGGATTCAACAAACAATcctaacttcagaaaactgcCTTAAATGACAACATGCATGGGAATTAGCATAATTCATGGCCCAGAAATGCCACACAAGACTAGGCATGTCCGGAAAATccttagcctagtggctaaggtacatgactggggcagcctgtagcctaatgcctaaggtacatgactggggcagcctgtagcctagtggctaaggtacatgactggggcagcctgtagcctagtggctaaggtacatgactggggcagcctgtagcctaatgcctaaggtacatgactggggcagcctgtagcctagtggctaaggtacatgactgggacagcctgtagcctcgtggctaaggtacatgactggggcagcctgtagcctaatgcctaaggtacatgactgaggcagtCTTGGGGCCCGGAAGCTTGGTGCTAAACAAcgcattataattataattattattatattattaaggTGCTGACAGACCCCTGAGAATGGAGAATGAGTGAGCTTCATGTTGTGATGTTTTCTCTGTGTTATGTACGTTCTGTGAAGAAAGTTGTAGTGTATGAGCTGATGGTCACGATTTTTAGATACACATGGAAGATTGCTTATAACTAGTCAAAACAATGAATCCCAAATGGATTGGACTGTAAGAGGCCCTAAGGAGAGGGCTGAGATGAAATCCCTGGTTCTGTTTCTCCAGCAGGGCATGTACTGCATATGTAGGAGGCTCTGTTAGCCAGGGAACCCCATCAGCTTTCATTGCCAAACGCAAACGTCTGTAAAACCAGCTCGGCCGTATTTGTGTAAGGCCGTAAATCCTGGAATGTATGATTGATTATCAAATGTTATCTAATAAACTAACTGGCAAAAAACAGACTGCCCCTTTATTATAACTAATAACTAATATTAACTAATATTATAACTAATAAAGGTATAACGTAATTATAAGGTGAATTGTGTTACGGGTAACTAGGTGGATAACTGCTGCGACTGTAGTCACTTCATTGCCAAACGCAAACGTCGGTAAAAGTAAAATTATGTAGGCCGTATAACAATATGGGATGGTTGATAAACTTTTTCTTCCTAAACTGTCCActaaaacatatttctgaaaatatctgaggagagaaataagcaatgcatgtgctgaatcttgattcatatttgatctgctagtttgaaagtttgatccaagTTTTGTGAGCCATGCGATCTATACTGGAAAGAATTTCATTTGCAGGTgcaaatacagaaaaaataaaataaaacagaaccgTTAAACGTACCACAGCTCTCTCTGGACTGTACCCGTCATGCATTGCAAGCCTCCCCATAGCAAATTCGTGGAATGCGTTGCTTACATGATTCGTACGACAGGTTGGGACCACTTgaaaatgttgttcctacctcTGAAAAAATTCTAAATGCGAGAAATGTGCGAAGTTCTCTTAAATCTCTCGTCCAAGTGATTACAGAACTAATTTGGATGTACGAGTGGTTCCCATTGTGTTTTGTCCAATATTTGttttctgataaaaaataaGCGTCAGTTGGCATCATTATGCTGTGCAGTTAATGTGAGGGTGAAGGATCGCTGTCAGACGATCTCTCATTGGACTGTGTGTCTCCCGACAGTCTATTGACATTTCCCTGTGTTCAACAGCGCCCCTTTACCTGAGATGGCCCAGATTAATGCAGACAAGGTGAGAGAGTCTTGTGTCGCACTTtgtcgatgtgtgtgtgtgtgtgtgtgtgtgtgtgtgtgtgtgtgtgcgcatgcacaagtgtgtgagtatgcaaaTGTCACATGTAATATGCCTCTTGTGCTCATTCTGTGACTTTTATGATTTCTTTTAACACAGGTGTTAATATACAACCCCACGTTCTTAAAGTATGTCTATGATGTCTGGCTTGAATGCCATGGGAAATATCCCTCCACCGGCTTCTTAACCTTGATGTTCGCCATCCACATATGTGATGAGGTAAgtgcatattgcacattttaaCAAACTATATAATAAACAAACTGGCTTTATCCAATTTACCCAAGAAaaaagtgcagtgcagtgtgcgtTTGAGCTGGCATatactgccatctagtgttgGTAAGATGCCCTGATACGTTTTTGGACTATATGCCTGATCActtctatattacattacattaatggcatttggcagacgctcttatccagagcgacgtacaacaaagtgcatacccataaccagggataagtgcgctgaaagaccctagagggaagtacaatttcaacagctATATCAATCACTTATA encodes the following:
- the LOC133136598 gene encoding CMP-N-acetylneuraminate-beta-galactosamide-alpha-2,3-sialyltransferase 1-like, whose amino-acid sequence is VSKALCACRQCISVEDEDPWFRKRFNTSISPFLSRKNAILSKDTFKWWQKLGTKGNKANYRNVVKKLFQVFPSKEHYKDSAPNRCRTCAVVGNSGNLNGSDYGALIDSNDFIIRMNRAPILGYEKDVGNRTTHRISYPGSIRHLQNDTHLILLPFKTETLQWITKALTTGSMKSAPLPEMAQINADKVLIYNPTFLKYVYDVWLECHGKYPSTGFLTLMFAIHICDEVNVFGFGAAKDGTWQHYWEKNKFTRTKPTGVHAGDYESIVMKLLACKRKIKLFEGR